The following proteins are co-located in the Vigna unguiculata cultivar IT97K-499-35 chromosome 9, ASM411807v1, whole genome shotgun sequence genome:
- the LOC114163696 gene encoding F-box protein CPR1-like, translating to MSDKTSEKMKTDSPPFVHEDLIIEILLKLPTKSVLRLKYLSKSWFSVISDPQFARRHFDAAVAPTYKLLNLVNGSVEAYCVDIESVFCEDSWHAVSVSGFNIPSSLCVVGSCRGFLLLEWECLLLTCLRYYYDFDFVLWNPSTGMHKEIHRGACPTHDVSGMGYDPVDDDIVLVTVTLRKNNNGMIRYFCLRTNCWTCVECALPYSTCKLKTKHGQFWNGAIYWILKCADGLRHVVIAFDVREKRLSEIPLPEYLAILPVGSDVYFLKVVEHFPLCLVVHKHASPFEIWSMKNYKEETVWTKTFVFLSDFTFFLNRIFPVCFTEKEEILAFFHKNKLVKINKKGEITFGKQHSIHFYLLHCGIYRESFIPIPGGECED from the coding sequence ATGAGTGACAAAACGAGTGAGAAGATGAAGACTGATTCTCCTCCTTTTGTACACGAGGACTTGATAATAGAAATTCTGCTGAAGCTACCCACGAAATCTGTGTTACGTCTCAAATACTTATCCAAGTCATGGTTCTCTGTAATCTCCGATCCCCAATTTGCAAGAAGACATTTTGACGCTGCAGTTGCACCCACCTACAAGCTTTTGAATCTAGTTAATGGTTCCGTTGAAGCGTATTGTGTAGACATAGAATCAGTATTTTGTGAAGATTCATGGCATGCAGTGTCAGTGTCCGGTTTTAATATTCCTTCAAGTTTATGCGTGGTAGGTTCTTGTAGGGGATTTCTTCTCTTAGAATGGGAATGTCTCCTCTTAACATGTTTGcgatattattatgattttgattttgtgttgTGGAATCCATCAACTGGTATGCATAAAGAAATTCACCGTGGCGCTTGTCCTACACATGATGTATCTGGAATGGGATATGACCCAGTGGATGATGACATTGTGCTGGTCACTGTAACCTTAAGAAAGAACAATAATGGGATGATTCGTTATTTCTGTTTGAGAACGAACTGTTGGACTTGTGTTGAGTGTGCTCTTCCGTATTCCACATGTAAGCTTAAGACGAAACATGGACAATTCTGGAATGGAGCTATCTACTGGATTCTTAAGTGTGCTGATGGGCTTAGACATGTCGTTATTGCATTTGATGTGAGGGAAAAAAGATTATCGGAGATTCCATTGCCGGAATATTTAGCCATCCTTCCGGTAGGATCCGACGTGTACTTTTTGAAGGTAGTGGAACATTTTCCTTTGTGCTTGGTGGTGCATAAGCATGCTTCACCGTTTGAAATATGGTCGATGAAAAATTACAAAGAAGAGACAGTTTGGaccaaaacatttgtttttctctccgattttacattttttctgAATCGCATTTTCCCCGTATGCTTCACAGAAAAGGAGGAAATTTTGGCATTCTTTCACAAAAACAAGTTAGTGAAAATCAATAAGAAAGGTGAGATTACATTTGGGAAGCAACATAGCATCCATTTTTATCTCCTACATTGTGGTATATATAGAGAGAGTTTTATACCCATCCCTGGCGGTGAATGTGAAGATTGA
- the LOC114164564 gene encoding phosphoglycerate mutase-like protein 1 isoform X3, with protein sequence MQTAVGVFGGEACTDETSVPPLMNAGVGDSDRPAISSLNAPPFLAVELCREHLGVHPCDKRRSITDYRNMFPAIDFSLIENDEDILWKPDIREKNEEVAARGLKFLEWLWTRKEKEIAVVTHSGFLFHSLSAFGNDCHPTVKSEICTHFANCELRSMVVVDKGMIGSDESSTNYSGKIPYGLDLPSDVADENHTGNGN encoded by the exons ATGCAAACAGCAGTGGGAGTTTTTGGTGGTGAAGCATGTACCGATGAGACTAGTGTACCTCCACTAATGAACGCCGGTGTGGGAGACAGTGATCGGCCTGCAATTTCCAGTCTCAATGCTCCACCATTTTTAGCAGTGGAGCTTTGCCGAGAACACTTG GGGGTGCATCCTTGTGATAAGAGAAGAAGCATCACTGACTACCGAAATATGTTTCCAGCAATTGATTTTTCATTG ATAGAAAATGATGAAGACATTCTGTGGAAACCTGACATAAGAGAGAAGAATGAAGAAGTTGCTGCCAGGGGACTTAAATTTTTGGAATG GCTGTggacaagaaaagaaaaggaaatagcTGTTGTTACCCACAGCGGTTTTCTGTTTCACTCCTTGAGTGCTTTTGGAAATGATTGTCATCCAACAGTGAAGAGTGAAATCTGTACACA CTTTGCTAATTGTGAGCTACGTTCAATGGTTGTGGTTGATAAAGG TATGATTGGTTCAGATGAATCATCAACCAACTATTCTGGCAAAATTCCATATGGCCTTGACCTTCCTAGTGATGTTGCTGACGAGAACCATACAGGAAACGGAAACTGA
- the LOC114164564 gene encoding phosphoglycerate mutase-like protein 1 isoform X1 — MLISSNPILSNSSFVPGSISKRRCASQPSSPFLCFSYPSDMDTAAGQILYPLHRCKTLHLVRHAQGFHNVEGEKNFEAYKSYDLFDASLTPLGWKQVENLRGHVKASGLSKTIELVIVSPLLRTMQTAVGVFGGEACTDETSVPPLMNAGVGDSDRPAISSLNAPPFLAVELCREHLGVHPCDKRRSITDYRNMFPAIDFSLIENDEDILWKPDIREKNEEVAARGLKFLEWLWTRKEKEIAVVTHSGFLFHSLSAFGNDCHPTVKSEICTHFANCELRSMVVVDKGMIGSDESSTNYSGKIPYGLDLPSDVADENHTGNGN, encoded by the exons ATGCTCATCTCTTCTAATCCTATTTTATCGAATTCCAGTTTTGTCCCCGGTTCCATTTCCAAGCGTCGTTGCGCATCTCAACCTTCTTCTCCGTTCCTTTGTTTCTCTTATCCCTCAG ATATGGATACTGCTGCTGGTCAAATTCTTTACCCATTGCACCGCTGTAAAACTCTTCACCTG GTTAGACATGCCCAAGGATTTCACAATGTAGAAGGTGAAAAGAACTTTGAAGCGTACAAGTCTTATGATCTTTTTGATGCAAGCCTGACCCCTCTCGGCTGGAAACAG GTTGAAAATCTGAGAGGACATGTTAAGGCTAGCGGTCTTTCCAAAACAATTGAACTAGTTATTGTTTCTCCCTTATTAAG GACCATGCAAACAGCAGTGGGAGTTTTTGGTGGTGAAGCATGTACCGATGAGACTAGTGTACCTCCACTAATGAACGCCGGTGTGGGAGACAGTGATCGGCCTGCAATTTCCAGTCTCAATGCTCCACCATTTTTAGCAGTGGAGCTTTGCCGAGAACACTTG GGGGTGCATCCTTGTGATAAGAGAAGAAGCATCACTGACTACCGAAATATGTTTCCAGCAATTGATTTTTCATTG ATAGAAAATGATGAAGACATTCTGTGGAAACCTGACATAAGAGAGAAGAATGAAGAAGTTGCTGCCAGGGGACTTAAATTTTTGGAATG GCTGTggacaagaaaagaaaaggaaatagcTGTTGTTACCCACAGCGGTTTTCTGTTTCACTCCTTGAGTGCTTTTGGAAATGATTGTCATCCAACAGTGAAGAGTGAAATCTGTACACA CTTTGCTAATTGTGAGCTACGTTCAATGGTTGTGGTTGATAAAGG TATGATTGGTTCAGATGAATCATCAACCAACTATTCTGGCAAAATTCCATATGGCCTTGACCTTCCTAGTGATGTTGCTGACGAGAACCATACAGGAAACGGAAACTGA
- the LOC114163695 gene encoding putative F-box protein At3g16210, whose amino-acid sequence MIYKFGGSERKKTKTGDRKSEKMKTNSPPFIHEELMEEILLKLLTKSVLRFKCLSKKWFSRISDPQFARRHFDAAVAPTYKLLNLVKGSDEAYCVDIESALCADSWHAVSNFSVPSSLSVAGSCRGFLLLQIYFQNFVVWNPSTGIQKQILRNTCVQYDLCGMGYDPVDDDIVVVTVTLKGGRHGQFWNGALYWIVASANRLRSVVIAFDVREKRLLEILLPDHLAIIQMESDIYHLKWPTLSSNE is encoded by the exons ATGATTTATAAATTCGGTGGCAGTGAAAGGAAGAAGACGAAGACTGGTGACAGAAAAAGTGAGAAGATGAAGACTAATTCTCCTCCTTTCATACACGAGGAGTTGATGGAAGAAATTCTGTTGAAGCTACTCACGAAATCTGTGTTGCGTTTCAAATGCTTATCCAAGAAATGGTTCTCTCGAATCTCTGATCCCCAATTTGCAAGAAGACATTTTGATGCTGCAGTTGCACCCACCTACAAGCTTTTAAATCTAGTTAAGGGTTCCGATGAAGCTTATTGTGTAGACATAGAATCAGCGCTTTGTGCAGATTCCTGGCATGCAGTGTCCAATTTCAGTGTTCCTTCAAGTTTATCCGTGGCAGGTTCTTGTAGAGGATTTCTTCTCTTACAAATTTATTTCCAGAATTTTGTGGTGTGGAATCCGTCTACGGGTATTCAGAAACAAATCCTCCGAAACACTTGTGTTCAATATGATCTATGTGGAATGGGTTATGACCCAGTGGATGATGACATTGTGGTGGTGACCGTAACCCTAAAGGGTGGGAG ACATGGACAGTTCTGGAATGGGGCTCTCTACTGGATTGTTGCTTCTGCAAATAGGCTTAGAAGTGTCGTTATTGCATTTGATGTGAGGGAAAAAAGATTATTGGAGATTCTATTACCAGATCATTTAGCCATTATTCAAATGGAATCTGACATATACCATTTGAAG TGGCCAACATTGTCTAGTAACGAATAA
- the LOC114163061 gene encoding protein odr-4 homolog — MAKAVIGEETRLKLAEDRLSQSALPSEVGLIIGKFSSALGRAFLFDLVPTPLNDSGEPACALTEPDKKKGPKPKSKSEPADSSSLFIDKDWVAEHARQVSRMLVGGMNVVGLYVWVSDAAFKNSTIMLCQTVKGVADAAPVLEGDWDERLLLHICYSPRRWSCRNCSLSSNITSSSLRPCDFKMGKVLTSLQTYKCMYNFNIRLPILRDSGSKFQTLSDILRHVISVHAKELTGAKALIDGKLVVESESYSSDGVHEVELLIPFLNNRSIEACSQGDVVGLLSFSGLICSFAYLNSKEPISQAVTDIKGDIIKSLQSRLDIICDEVDADSGNNHDEASNEISVEKPVPQLVLHTLRKGCSLPFPKRVFAPWLAGVYVCDYLQPSETVEVFKDHCMELLSMKAPMDVSTILEPEKEVLSFKTKSFFDLAVPSNSEIHVMEGKSKVDGGGESSNSKSVKPGHINVVVAGLILLLSVLVGFVLFFLKG; from the exons ATGGCGAAAGCAGTGATCGGAGAAGAAACGCGACTCAAATTGGCGGAGGATCGTCTCAGCCAATCCGCACTTCCATCTGAG GTGGGTCTTATAATTGGCAAGTTCAGCTCCGCTTTGGGCCGGGCCTTCCTCTTCGATTTGGTTCCCACCCCACTCAACGATTCCGGTGAACCCGCCTGTGCTCTCACCGAGCCTGACAAGAAGAAGGGTCCGAAGCCCAAATCCAAATCTGAGCCCGCCGATTCCTCTTCCCTGTTCATCGACAAGGACTGGGTCGCCGAACATGCACGCCAGGTTTCTAGAATGCTCGTCGGTGGCATGAATGTCGTGGGCCTATACGTTTGGGTCAGCGATGCCGCGTTCAAGAATTCCACCATAATGCTTTGCCAG ACAGTGAAGGGTGTTGCTGACGCAGCGCCGGTTTTGGAGGGTGATTGGGATGAGAGACTGCTTCTTCATATTTGTTATAGTCCTAGAAG GTGGAGTTGTAGAAACTGTTCATTGTCTTCGAATATTACATCAAGTAGTTTGCGACCTTGTGATTTTAAAATGGGGAAGGTCTTAACTTCCCTACAGACGTACAAGTGCATGTACAATTTCAACATCAG GTTACCCATTTTACGTGACAGTGGATCGAAGTTCCAGACATTGAGTGATATTCTTCGTCATGTGATATCTGTTCATGCCAAAGAGCTTACAGGTGCAAAGGCCTTGATTGACGGTAAATTG GTTGTTGAGAGCGAGTCATATTCATCTGATGGTGTGCATGAAGTCGAATTGCTTATACCATTTCTGAACAATAGATCTATTGAAG CATGCAGCCAAGGGGATGTTGTTGGTCTTCTTTCATTTAGTGGCTTGATATGTTCTTTTGCATATCTAAATTCAAAAGAGCCAATATCACAAGCCGTCACTGATATAAAG GGAGATATTATCAAGAGTCTGCAAAGTAGATTGGATATAATCTGTGATGAGGTAGACGCTGACTCTGGTAACAATCATGATGAAGCAAGCAATGAAATATCAGTTGAAAAGCCTGTTCCCCAACTAGTGTTACACACATTGAG AAAAGGATGTAGTCTTCCATTTCCTAAAAGAGTCTTTGCACCTTGGTTAGCAGGGGTTTATGTGTGTGATTATTTGCAACCTTCTGAGACTGTCGAG GTTTTTAAGGACCACTGCATGGAGTTATTATCCATGAAAGCTCCAATGGATGTCTCTACAATTTTGGAGCCAGAAAAAGAAGTTCTATCTTTCAAAACTAAATCTTTCTTTGACCTGGCAGTGCCCTCCAATTCAGAAATTCATGTCATGGAAGGCAAGAGCAAAGTTGATGGTGGAGGAGAGAGTTCAAATAGTAAAAGTGTGAAGCCCGGTCACATTAATGTTGTCGTCGCCGGTCTTATCCTTCTCTTATCTGTGTTAGTTGGTTTTGTGCTATTCTTTCTGAAAGGTTGA
- the LOC114163694 gene encoding F-box protein CPR1-like, translated as MKTGDSKRKKTKIDSPLSVDVNEDLVKEILLKLPTKSVLSFKGLSKSWFSLISDPEFARRHFDAAVAPTYKLLNIVKDCAVYCADKESALCDDDSWHAVSNISGFHWYVNCISVAGSCRGFVLLQYLLHDFVLWNPLTGVQKEIHQKRGTWTRHHLSGMGYDPVDDDIVLVTIILRIHDGNHMLLRYFSLRNNCWTSVKYDVSYVAPYFGAELRHGQLWNETLYWIVKSADDLRNVMIAFDVREKRLLEITLPHHLANLPNGSDIYHLKVMGEYLYLCLVVRNHPYQLIEIWSVKECKQETVWTKTFDFSFYFRPSLNLIFPVCFTENGEILAFCNNNTLVKIDEKGKLRYGNQNNSRLHFLRCVMYRESFLPLPGDEAEPED; from the coding sequence ATGAAAACTGGTGACAGCAAACGAAAGAAGACGAAGATTGATTCCCCTCTTTCTGTAGACGTTAACGAGGACTTGGTGAAAGAAATTCTGTTGAAGCTACCCACCAAATCTGTGTTAAGTTTCAAAGGCTTATCAAAGTCATGGTTCTCTCTAATATCCGATCCTGAATTTGCAAGAAGACATTTTGACGCTGCAGTTGCACCCACCTACAAGCTTTTAAATATAGTTAAGGATTGTGCAGTTTATTGTGCAGACAAAGAATCAGCACTTTGTGATGATGATTCGTGGCATGCAGTGTCCAATATTAGTGGCTTTCATTGGTATGTAAACTGCATATCCGTGGCAGGCTCCTGCAGGGGATTTGTTCTCCTACAATatttgttgcatgattttgtgTTGTGGAATCCGTTAACTGGTGTACAGAAAGAAATTCACCAGAAACGTGGCACATGGACTCGACATCATCTATCTGGAATGGGATATGATCCAGTGGATGATGACATTGTGCTGGTCACTATAATCCTAAGAATTCATGATGGTAATCATATGTTGCTTCGTTATTTCTCTTTGAGGAATAATTGTTGGACTTCTGTTAAGTATGATGTTTCTTATGTTGCACCTTATTTTGGAGCCGAACTCAGACATGGACAGTTATGGAATGAGACTCTCTACTGGATTGTTAAGTCTGCTGATGATCTTAGAAATGTAATGATTGCATTTGATGTGAGGGAGAAAAGATTATTAGAGATTACATTGCCTCATCACTTAGCCAATCTTCCAAATGGATCTGACATATACCATTTGAAGGTAATGGGAGAATATCTGTATTTGTGCTTGGTGGTGCGTAACCACCCGTATCAACTGATTGAAATATGGTCAGTGAAAGAATGCAAACAAGAAACTGTTTGGACCAAAACATTTGATTTTTCCTTCTATTTTAGACCTTCTCTGAATCTTATTTTCCCCGTATGCTTCACAGAAAATGGGGAAATTTTGGCATTTTGTAACAACAACACGTTAGTGAAAATCGACGAGAAAGGTAAGCTTAGATATGGGAACCAAAATAACAGTAGACTTCATTTCTTACGTTGTGTTATGTATAGAGAGAGTTTTCTACCACTTCCTGGTGATGAGGCTGAGCCTGAAGATTGA
- the LOC114164564 gene encoding phosphoglycerate mutase-like protein 1 isoform X2: MDTAAGQILYPLHRCKTLHLVRHAQGFHNVEGEKNFEAYKSYDLFDASLTPLGWKQVENLRGHVKASGLSKTIELVIVSPLLRTMQTAVGVFGGEACTDETSVPPLMNAGVGDSDRPAISSLNAPPFLAVELCREHLGVHPCDKRRSITDYRNMFPAIDFSLIENDEDILWKPDIREKNEEVAARGLKFLEWLWTRKEKEIAVVTHSGFLFHSLSAFGNDCHPTVKSEICTHFANCELRSMVVVDKGMIGSDESSTNYSGKIPYGLDLPSDVADENHTGNGN; encoded by the exons ATGGATACTGCTGCTGGTCAAATTCTTTACCCATTGCACCGCTGTAAAACTCTTCACCTG GTTAGACATGCCCAAGGATTTCACAATGTAGAAGGTGAAAAGAACTTTGAAGCGTACAAGTCTTATGATCTTTTTGATGCAAGCCTGACCCCTCTCGGCTGGAAACAG GTTGAAAATCTGAGAGGACATGTTAAGGCTAGCGGTCTTTCCAAAACAATTGAACTAGTTATTGTTTCTCCCTTATTAAG GACCATGCAAACAGCAGTGGGAGTTTTTGGTGGTGAAGCATGTACCGATGAGACTAGTGTACCTCCACTAATGAACGCCGGTGTGGGAGACAGTGATCGGCCTGCAATTTCCAGTCTCAATGCTCCACCATTTTTAGCAGTGGAGCTTTGCCGAGAACACTTG GGGGTGCATCCTTGTGATAAGAGAAGAAGCATCACTGACTACCGAAATATGTTTCCAGCAATTGATTTTTCATTG ATAGAAAATGATGAAGACATTCTGTGGAAACCTGACATAAGAGAGAAGAATGAAGAAGTTGCTGCCAGGGGACTTAAATTTTTGGAATG GCTGTggacaagaaaagaaaaggaaatagcTGTTGTTACCCACAGCGGTTTTCTGTTTCACTCCTTGAGTGCTTTTGGAAATGATTGTCATCCAACAGTGAAGAGTGAAATCTGTACACA CTTTGCTAATTGTGAGCTACGTTCAATGGTTGTGGTTGATAAAGG TATGATTGGTTCAGATGAATCATCAACCAACTATTCTGGCAAAATTCCATATGGCCTTGACCTTCCTAGTGATGTTGCTGACGAGAACCATACAGGAAACGGAAACTGA